The Pyrenophora tritici-repentis strain M4 chromosome 8, whole genome shotgun sequence genome contains a region encoding:
- a CDS encoding DUF1421 multi-domain protein yields MAGSQSNSGDTDADVQEQLLNYPSERNTSKRAETISPGAKFTAEHLMRHCPYTVTFDYINPSLWGVPAPEDADETHATTWVAKAIHDYHVGMEWDERLYFDYQWDFEGWTRELFQKVERTTLRSLKTVLRYRGVYTGKFRARVADSLFNLLGGENAPEWDPAEFKAEKFDERSEAYQRQQNAHLAAPIDRQAQQPLQQTQPLEPLQPQPQRPSQGEQYRVRQGVRSHPQYQELQQPPYAINAYAGPQPRQTEQAMQPQQWYPQTQTRPQRPHTARPLGLPHDPYKTLPPRWSRNDRLEANTITQFSKLWDNSNKYTGNAYDLLDDKIKIFFSICWQVDIQEEQFHAVFPRILTGRAETFYIQVVERDDSFADAYMAIKNHFDHDVHHQHYYTDWTTTTFARTRAENPDKGLHEVLQILLDKLQLCQRALGKNFEGEDALRTTVINACRGVPELEMALFKPATICEGLFSDLRSAVETHLARQHTAQLVTEDQYYLDRRYNGNGRIRGGSRGGGGFRGGSRGAYRGGEQRDDNGRGFKPRWRKKCFVCRKEGCWSTNHTDKERKDARAQFFSTLYFTGAQPPEDFSVHLAEYEGIEHTSQYNQRGWREEEDCEDDEDDDVAEAHSEHQFFKEQCLADQAFLHHISGDDIYSRDAPSAPASQFLLEDRYTRSVYQGILPDTGAANVSTVGKEQYLALTREDPTVKLDTSTAGKASIKFGKGEATASIGTVQVSTEIGKINFEVLEAPTPFLLCLADMDRLKVYFNNTTDELVQDDVHIPVIRKWGHPWFHLNKRERATMFLTETELRRLHRRFGHPAVTRLVKLLKDAGHNDFEERTLEEVTKFCHHCQLHSSAPRRFKFTLKDDHHFNYEILVDVMYLSNKPVLHVVDSSTAFQGARFLSAISAKETWQALRILWIDTYQGPPDIITHDAGTNFASAEFRAEAKIMGVTCKQVPTEAHWSIGKTERYHAPLRRAWDILHAELTDTMSDDAILQMAVKAVNDTAGPDGLVPTLLVFGAYPRMTAESPPSPSMVKRSEAIQKATKALRKLTAERQVADALNTRNGPATADMLALPLQSEVLVWRESDGWNGPYKIASTDGHNITVDMVNGPATFRSTVVKPYYRPDHLWSDPDAPHAPNEPNEPHEPIAVPPAAQPRRRGRPPGSKNKRKAHAYITKKEQDDLELAIKLRNDGVITTSGAPFEASDDQEISDLVGRGVFKFEQYDERLHSKIRIFKSRLVREVKGKTTKPYEKSRLVIQGYQDYGKEAILTQSPTIQRCSQRLIMSLAPGLVQSGMSVELRDITQAYPQAQTTLKRTILAHLPTELVHRYPEGTILHVIKPLYGIAEAGVHWWTTYHGHHCKELDMSTSTYDPCLLITNSDDADVFGIVGMQTDDTLMLGTTAFLSREEKKIQKAQFRSKPKAMLTPEVQLDFNGCTLTMDASRVLILRQKGQGGRIRLVDIRAPDRAQQYTEQRARGAYIASTCQPEASFDLSVAAQAQQPSDEDIKALNKRLKWQMENLTRGLRYVTVNLTEAKLIVFVDGSFANNKDLSSQLGFVLMLVNESIGANTFTIQGNVIHYSSTKCKRITRSVLASEIYGMVNGFDIGIAVATTLRIVTERLGLPAIPLVICTDSYSLYECLVKLGTTKEKRLMIDIMALRQSYERREITEIRWINGEDNPADAFTKASPNRALERFIDGNKLTVRVDGWVQRPTSFDV; encoded by the exons ATGGCAGGCAGCCAGAGCAACTCTGGCGATACAGACGCTGATGTTCAAGAGCAACTACTCAACTATCCATCCGAACGCAATACAAGCAAGCGCGCAGAAACTATATCCCCAGGAGCGAAGTTTACTGCTGAACACCTTATGCGACactgtccatacacagtCACGTTTGACTATATCAACCCATCtctctggggtgtacccgcacCAGAGGATGCAGACGAGACGCACGCAACAACCTGGGTCGCGAAggctatccacgactaccATGTAGGAATGGAATGGGATGAGAGACTATACTTCGACTACcaatgggactttgaaggatggacacGAGAGCTATTCCAGAAGGTTGAGCGCACTACGCTAAGATCTCTGAAGACTGTGCTCCGGTATAGGGGAGTCTATACAGGCAAATTTCGGGCTAGAGTAGCTGATTCCCTCTTCAACTTACTAGGAGGAGAAAACGCTCCCGAATGGGACCCTGCAGAGTTCAAGGCCGAGAAGTTTGACGAACGTTCTGAGGCGTACCAGCGTCAGCAGAACGCACATCTAGCAGCCCCTATAGATAGACAAGCGCAGCAGCCACTGCAACAGACGCAGCCACTGGAACCGCTACAGCCGCAGCCACAACGTCCGTCACAGGGCgagcagtatagagtgagacaaggcgttCGAAGCCACCCGCAATATCAAGAGCTACAACAACCGCCCTACGCGATCAATGCCTATGCAGGACCACAGCCTCGACAAACGGAGCAGGCTATGCAACCACAACAATGGTACCCGCAGACACAGACACGACCCCAGCGACCGCATACCGCGAG ACCCCTTGGCCTACCACAtgacccgtacaagacgctaccgccgcgatggtctCGCAACGATCGGCTCGAAGCCaatacgatcacgcagttctctaagctatgggacaatagcaacaagtatacagggaatgcgtacgatctcctagacgataagattaagatcttcttcagcatctgctggcaggtagatatccaggaggagcagtttcacgcagtgtttccccgtatccttaccgggcgtgcagagacgttctacatacaggttgtagagagagatgatagctttgctgatgcgtacatggcaatcaaaaaccacttcgaccatgacgtccatcaccagcactactacacagactggacgactacaaccttcgctcgcacccgcGCAGAGAACCCTGATaagggactacacgaggttctgcagatcctgcttgacaagctgcagctatgccagcgtgcccttggcaagaactttgagggcgaggatgccctacgtaccactgtcatcaatgcctgccgaggagtaccagagcttgagatggcactgttcaaaccagccacaatctgtgaaggactcttctcagaTCTACGATCCGCAGTGGAAACACACCTAGCACGGCAACACACCGCCCAGTTGGTCACAGAAGATCAATACTACCTAGACcgccgatacaacggcaatggaaggatccgaggtggatctcgaggtggaggaggattcagaggcggatccagaggagcataccgaggaggcgagcagcgcgacgacaacggacgaggattcaagccacgttggaggaagaaatgctttgtttgccggaaggaaggatgctggtctaccaaccacacagataaagagcgcaaagatgcccgtgcgcagttcttctctacgctatactttacaggtGCACAGCCCCCTGaggacttctccgtacatcttgcagaatacgaagggatcgagcacaccagccagtacaatcagagaggctggagagaggaggaagactgcgaggatgacgaggatgacgacgtcgcggaagcaCATTCTGAACACCAGTTCTTCaaggagcaatgccttgcagaccaggcgttcttgcatcATATCTCGGGCGACGACATATACAGCCGAGACGCGCCGTCAGCACCAGCATCGCAGTTCCTGCTTGAGGACCGCTACACACGATCTGTGTACCAAGGAATCCTACCAGATACAGGCGCTGCAAACGTATCCACGGTCGGCAAGGAGCAATACCTCGCACTTACGAGAGAAGATCCGACGGTTAAGTTAGACACATCTACAGCAGGGAAAGCGTCTATTAAATTCGGAAAAGGCGAGGCTACAGCGTCGATTGGCACCGTGCAGGTCTCTACGGAGATCGGAAAAATCAACTTCGAAGTGCTCGAGGCGCCTACGCCGTTCTTGCtatgccttgcagacatggaccgctTAAAGGTATACTTCAACAATACGACAGACGAGCTGGTTCAGGATGACGTACACATCCCggtgattcgcaaatggggacatccttggttccatctaaacaagagagagagagcaactaTGTTCCTAACGGAGACAGaattgcgacggctccatcgacggtttggacacccagctgttaCGCGACTAGTCAAACTCTTAAAGGatgctggccataacgacttcgaagaaagaaccctagaagaagtcactaagttctgccaccactgccagctccacagctccgcgccgcgccgattcaaattcactcttaaggatgatcaccacttcaactatgagatcctggtggacGTAATGTACCTAAGCAACAAACCTGTACTGCATGTGGTcgattcctcaacagcgtttcaaggcgcgaggttcctcagcgctatctcagctaaagaaacatggcaagcactgcggatactatggatcgacaccTACCAGGGACCACCCGACATCATCACGCATGATGCAGGTACTAACTTCGCGAGCGCAGAGttccgcgcagaagcaaagatcatgggagtcacatgcaagcaagtacctacggaggcgcactggtctatcggcaaaactGAGAGGTACCATGCCCCTCTACGCCGGGCATGGGACATACTCCATGCAGAACTCACTGACACTatgtccgacgacgcgattctccagatggctgtgaaggctgttaacgatactgctggccctgatggactagtcccgacgttactagtctttggagcgtacccacgaatgactgcagagtcaccgccatcaccatcaatGGTCAAacgcagcgaggctattcaaaaggcgacgaaagccctgcgcaagctcactgcagagcgccaagttgcagacgccttgaacacccgcaatggaccagccactgcagacatgctcgcgctcccactccagagcgaagtcttagtatggagagagagtgatggctggaatggcccgtacaagatcgccagtacagATGGCCACAACATCACTGTCGACATGGTTAATGGTCCAGCGACATTCAGATCAACTGTCGTtaagccatactacagaccagaccaccTGTGGAGCGACCCtgatgcgccacacgcgccgaatgagccgaatgagccgcacGAGCCGATAGCAGTACCTCCGGCAGCGCAACCACGTAGaagaggccgccctccagggtcaaagaacaagcggaaggcgcacgcgtacatcaccaagaaggagcaggacgatcttgagctagctatcaagctacggAACGATGGCGTGATCACAACCTCAGGCGCCCCCTTTGAagcgtctgatgaccaagagatcagcgacctagtaggtcgtggagtcttcaagtttgagcaatacgacgagaggctacacagcaagatccggatctttaagtcacgcctagtacgtgaggtcaagggaaagacaactAAGCCTTATGAGAAATCCCGTCtggttatccaaggctaccaagACTATGGCAAGGAGGCTATCTTaacgcagtcgccaaccatccagcgatgtagccagcgcctgattatgtcgctggcgcctgGGCTAGTACAAAgcggcatgagcgttgagCTACGTGATATTACGCAGGCATACCCACAGGCTCAGACAAcactgaagaggacgatactcgcacacCTCCCTACCGAGCTGGTacatcgatatccagaaggcacgATACTCCACGTGATCAAGCCACTATATGGGATCGcggaggcaggagtccactggtggacaacatatcacggacaccactgcaaggaaCTAGATATGTCAACAtctacgtacgacccatgcctgttgatcacgaacagcgacgacgcagacgtcttcggcatcgtcggtatgcagacagacgacaccctCATGCTCGGAACGACCGCGTTCTTATCACgcgaagagaaaaagatccagaaggcgcAGTTTAGATCAAAACCAAAGGCTATGCTGACACCAGAGGTGCAGTTAGACTttaatggatgtacacttacgatggacgccagcagagtcttAATCCTcaggcagaaaggacaaggaggaaggatcaggcTTGTTGATAttagggcacccgaccgcgcgcaacagtacaccgagcaacgcgcccgcggagcgtacatcgcatcaacatgccaaccagaggcaTCATTTGATCTGTCCGTAGCTGCTCAagcgcagcaaccatcagacgaggacattaaggcactcaacaagcgcctgaaatggcagatggagaatctcACTCGTGGCCTACGCTACGTCACTGTCAACCTTACGGAGGCTAAGTTGATAGTCTTTGTAgacggctcctttgccaacaacaaggacctcagctcacagctaggctttgtcctcatgctcgtcaacgagtccATTGGCgccaacaccttcacaatacaaggcaacgtgatccactacagctctacaaagtgcaagcgcatcacacggagcgtactggcctcagagatctacggcatggtcaacggctttgacataggcatcgcggttgcaaccacgctaaggatagttacagaacgacttggactacctgcaattcccttggttatctgtacagactcgtactccttgtacgagtgcctagtaaagcttgggacaacgaaggagaagcgcCTCATGATCGATATtatggcgctgcgccaatcatatgagcgtcgcgagatcacggagatccgctggatcaatggcgaagacaatcctgcagacgccttcacgaaggcatcgccaaaccgcgctcttgaacgctttattgacggcaataagctgacagtccgagtagatggatgggtgcagaggccaacaagctttgatgtttAA
- a CDS encoding HHT1, Histones H3 and H4 — MARTKPRPKVTGKAGRGGPDGKTVTGGKPAQKALASKARRQVAGKSTRKAPVAVKKKRKFKAGTVALREIKRYQRGFELLLRKLPFSRVVREFAQVHKADIRFQRSAIEALQEATEAFLVGYFEDCNINAIHAKRVTIQEKDSQLARRYFARELLAFL, encoded by the exons ATGGCAAGGACAAAACCACGGCCTAAGGTCACCGGTAAAGCCGGCCGGGGTGGTCCTGATGGCAAGACAGTTACTGGCGGCAAGCCGGCTCAGAAGGCCCTTGCTAGTAAGGCTAGACGTCAAGTAGCAGGAAAGTCTACGCGAAAGGCACCTGTAGCTgttaagaagaagcgcaagtttaAGGCCGGCA CTGTCGCATTACGGGAAATCAAGAGATACCAGAGAGGTTTTGAACTACTCTTGCGAAAACTCCCCTTTTCCCGCGTAGTGCGCGAATTTGCACAGGTGCACAAGGCCGATATCCGCTTTCAACGATCTGCAATCGAAGCTCTTCAGGAAGCTACAGAAGCTTTCTTAGTTGGTTATTTTGAGG ACTGCAACATCAATGCTATTCACGCAAAGAGGGTTACTATTCAAGAGAAGGATTCTCAATTGGCTAGGCGCTACTTTGCGCGCGAGTTACTAGCTTTTCTCTAG
- a CDS encoding UbiH, 2-polyprenyl-6-methoxyphenol hydroxylase and related FAD-dependent oxidoreductase, which produces MEKLTAGGTAAAPPHRPVLIIGSGTTGLALAQGLRKAGIACIVFEKNTAKHGGRDWNMGLHWGASALEPLLPDGWWDRIQSVQVDPNVPTKELDTMKWLRGDTGELAMSFDLGPFYRLRRSKLRDLLSQGLNMQYDKRLQDISYADNGQSVTAHFADGSAVTGSMLVGADGARSSTRQMLLGRELGSINHLPYAATFVQSKFPVEQALYLRSFHPLYLGCVHPNNNFGFFGMHDASNAEDPSSWTFFFYISWPSSLEEQEATKDWSPSQRLTQQKEFAKAFCDPWKSALEWTPEGTPVWYLGLTDWDPALPGHRWDNHDGLVTMVGDAVHPMTFQRGQGLNHSVTDAEKLCQAIAKIKAGEDRRAMIDEFEEEMIKRGGTEVREGTANTVRLHDWERVRESPLFKNGMKKVDA; this is translated from the exons ATGGAAAAATTAACTGCCGGTGGCACAGCGGCCGCGCCGCCGCATCGGCCCGTGCTCATCATTGGCTCTG GCACCACCGGCCTCGCCCTCGCACAGGGCCTGCGCAAG GCGGGGATCGCATGTATTGTCTTCGAAAAGAACACCGCAAAACATGGAGGCCGAGACTGGAACATGGGCCTTCACTGGGGCGCATCTGCCCTTGAGCCTCTCCTGCCTGACGGCTGGTGGGACCGCATCCAGAGCGTCCAGGTCGATCCAAATGTGCCAACAAAAGAGCTGGATACCATGAAATGGTTGCGAGGAGATACAGGCGAGCTCGCCATGTCTTTTGACCTTGGGCCATTTTATCGCTTGCGGAGGAGTAAGCTGCGGGACTTGCTCTCACAAGGCCTAAACATGCAGTACGATAAGCGCCTACAGGACATTTCATATGCAGACAATGGCCAGTCCGTTACCGCCCATTTCGCTGACGGATCCGCCGTTACTGGGAGCATGTTAGTGGGCGCTGACGGCGCTCGCTCCTCAACGCGCCAGATGCTGCTGGGCCGCGAATTGGGCTCCATCAACCACCTACCATACGCCGCCACTTTTGTACAAAGCAAATTTCCTGTCGAGCAGGCTTTGTATCTTAGATCATTCCATCCGCTATACCTAGGCTGTGTGCATCCAAACAATAACTTTGGCTTCTTTGGAATGCACGACGCGTCCAACGCCGAGGACCCTTCGTCATGGACTTTCTTCTTCTACATCTCATGGCCGAGTAGCCTCGAAGAGCAGGAGGCAACCAAGGACTGGTCGCCTTCTCAACGGCTCACGCAGCAAAAAGAATTTGCCAAAGCTTTCTGCGACCCTTGGAAGAGTGCACTTGAATGGACTCCAGAAGGTACACCAGTATGGTATCTTGGACTGACAGACTGGGATCCTGCCTTGCCTGGCCATCGGTGGGATAACCATGACGGCCTTGTTACCATGGTCGGGGACGCCGTTCATCCTATGACATTTCAGCGTGGCCAGGGTCTCAACCATTCGGTGACCGACGCGGAGAAGCTTTGTCAAGCAATCGCTAAAATTAAGGCGGGCGAAGATAGACGGGCCATGATAGATGAGTTTGAGGAAGAGATGATCAAGCGTGGAGGGACAGAGGTCAGGGAGGGCACTGCGAATACGGTGAGGCTACACGATTGGGAGCGCGTCAGGGAAAGTCCGCTCTTCAAAAATGGCATGAAAAAAGTGGATGCTTGA
- a CDS encoding Dimer-Tnp-hAT domain containing protein, which produces MRQTYRPLLYPNVNKETELVRVVIDSNWSFRTVERPSFHRFLRFLRPDTVIISRCKFKTIFKSQHEEAKRSILRDLGKSTKISIALDAWSAANHLCFLAVKGYYINKDWKLQEKLLDFLPMRGRHTGTSMADEVLHILLDTKTKTQLLAITCDNASNNSVLARTLQSKLQEVDIQWSARENTIPCLAHIINLVVQDIIQHLRLAATTELGARDTLQRRHIQDIETHISVPNSLRKIRAICIAIDVSPQRFERFIAVQQHLPPKERLSVIRDVKTRWNSTYDMLERALKIQKYIDEWLKQEILLRPGSHLDSSLDNNQMAEIDFRDLKRLRLSSTEWHHLELVTEMLKRFKTATSFLSQNEKPQIQYIWLMYNRLFDFLDKMSEDLDEDEENQDDREWLDVVRAAADRGRLKLSKYYSKTDAERGFLFNCATILDPTQKLTAYEDDSWEPQYKHLYRGQFLAYLDRYDNTDGRGSTPGSSIVKRRSLGNEWFRKPAPPPTSALNSFSSQNSSLVESDKTTGPTRQEGESYLSTACVMTDDSFDILEWWKTNEPTYPRLSQVAKDILAIPIAQVGVERVFNVAKDVIGSRRHRLSARTIQQIMVLKDTISQEEEQGLDYLVAQLGEDGEPIDEVNDLFELPASLEHTFDIDEENQTTEEESEEEVQEERQLPPRKRQRPQRYRDN; this is translated from the exons ATGAGGCAGACTTATCGGCCTCTACTCTATCCCAACGTCAACAAAGAAACA GAGCTTGTACGGGTAGTAATCGACAGCAACTGGTCATTCCGAACAGTTGAACGACCATCTTTCCATCGATTTCTTCGGTTCCTTCGACCAGATACTGTGATAATTAGTCGTTGTAAATTCAAGACGATATTCAAGAGTCAACATGAGGAAGCAAAAAGGTCTATCCTTCGAGATCTTGGAAAATCAACAAAGATCTCAATCGCCTTAGATGCCTGGTCTGCAGCTAATCACCTCTGCTTTCTTGCGGTAAAGGGTTACTACATTAACAAAGACTGGAAACTTCAGGAAAAGCTACTTGACTTTCTCCCTATGCGCGGCAGGCACACCGGTACTTCTATGGCAGACGAGGTACTGCATATTCTTCTGGATACAAAGACCAAAACCCAGCTTCTAGCTATTACTTGTGATAACGCTAGTAACAATAGCGTACTTGCTCGCACTCTCCAGTCTAAACTCCAAGAAGTCGACATTCAGTGGAGTGCCAGAGAAAACACTATCCCTTGCCTTGCCCATATTATCAACCTCGTTGTCCAGGATATTATCCAACACCTTCGGCTAGCAGCAACTACAGAGTTAGGAGCAAGGGATACCCTACAGAGACGTCATATACAGGACATTGAGACGCATATTTCAGTCCCAAATTCCCTTCGCAAG ATAAGGGCGATTTGTATCGCTATTGACGTATCACCTCAACGCTTTGAGCGGTTTATTGCGGTACAACAACATCTACCGCCAAAGGAGCGATTATCTGTTATCCGCGACGTGAAAACCCGATGGAACTCAACATACGACATGTTAGAGCGCGCGCTCAAAATCCAAAAATATATTGATGAATGGCTTAAACAAGAAATCTTGCTAAGGCCAGGTAGTCACCTGGATAGCTCTCTAGacaacaatcaaatggctGAGATTGATTTCCGGGATCTTAAACGCCTCCGCTTATCTTCGACTGAGTGGCATCATCTCGAACTCGTTACTGAGATGCTTAAACGGTTTAAAACAGCAACTAGCTTCCTCAGCCAGAACGAGAAGCCCCAGATTCAGTATATTTGGTTAATGTACAATCGACTGTTTGATTTCTTGGACAAAATGTCAGAGGACCTagatgaggatgaagaaAATCAAGATGATAGGGAATGGCTAGACGTAGTACGAGCTGCAGCTGACAGGGGTCGTCTAAAACTGAGCAAGTACTATTCGAAGACAGACGCAGAACGTGGGTTCTTGTTTAATTGTGCCACTATCCTTGATCCAACGCAGAAGCTTACAGCATATGAA GACGATTCATGGGAGCCACAGTACAAGCATCTCTACCGAGGCCAATTTCTTGCTTACCTTGATCGTTATGATAATACGGACGGGAGAGGTTCAACCCCAGGCTCTAGCATAGTCAAAAGGAGGTCACTTGGGAATGAGTGGTTCAGAAAGCCAGCTCCTCCCCCTACATCAGCGTTAAACAGCTTTTCTTCCCAGAACTCTTCACTAGTAGAATCAGACAAGACAACTGGCCCAACCCGCCAAGAAGGAGAGTCCTACCTTAGTACTGCCTGTGTAATGACAGATGACTCTTTCGATATTCTAGAGTGGTGGAAGACGAACGAGCCTACCTACCCACGACTATCCCAAGTGGcgaaggatatactagcaATACCAATTGCTCAGGTTGGGGTTGAAAGAGTTTTCAATGTTGCTAAGGATGTTATTGGTAGTCGGAGGCACCGACTATCTGCCCGGACAATACAGCAGATAATGGTTCTTAAGGATACAATATctcaagaggaagaacaGGGTCTAGACTACCTAGTTGCTCAATTAGGGGAGGATGGAGAGCCAATTGACGAGGTTAATGATCTTTTTGAGCTTCCAGCCTCGTTAGAGCATACCTTCGATATAGATGAGGAGAACCAGActacagaagaagagtcggaggaagaggtccaggaggagcgtcaattgccacctcgaaagcgccagcgtcctCAGCGCTACCGTGATAATTAG
- a CDS encoding Methyltransf-23 multi-domain protein produces the protein MASPTQYKSSQTISMHIQQDSAVHLHDASQSSHSQSSHSQSGPTPQNTSLNSEPSSLESEQDQGFSSDSGFDSGSLLGDETDSLASSILNHRMENGRQYHAYRDGSYWGPNDELAKEILDFAHHMYLLTLDQKLHLAPLQNPQTILDCGTGTGIWAIDMADQYPSAIVTGTDLSPIQPEWVPPNCHFEIDDVSQDWTFPPNHFDFIHIRELFGCIPDWDFFFAQAYQHTKPGGWIEIVEHSVCPIADDESMGPDHFYHTWGKVVVEMGDRFGKTFTIWEESAERLRRAGFVDVTVVDYKWPMNGWPTDKRLKNIGRWNQLRLMDGVEGFMLRLLTQVGGWSIARAQLHLAQMRKELKSYRAHAYLPGTVVYARKPFVTR, from the exons ATGGCCTCGCCAACTCAATACAAGTCATCCCAGACTATCAGTATGCACATCCAACAGGACAGCGCCGTGCACTTGCACGACGCCTCGCAATCCTCACACTCGCAATCCTCACACTCGCAATCAGGCCCCACACCTCAAAATACGTCGCTCAATTCCGAGCCCTCGTCGTTGGAGAGTGAGCAGGACCAAGGCTTTTCGTCCGACTCGGGCTTTGACAGCGGGAGCCTTCTCGGTGATGAAACCGACTCGCTGGCCTCGTCAATCCTCAACCACCGCATGGAGAATGGGCGACAGTACCATGCCTACCGAGACGGGTCCTACTGGGGACCCAACGATGAGCTGGCCAAGGAGATATTGGACTTTGCCCACCACATGTATCTCTTGACTCTCGACCAGAAGCTGCATCTTGCACCTTTGCAGAATCCACAGACAATTCTGGACTGCGGCACGGGGACTGGCATCTGGGCCATT GACATGGCTGACCAGTACCCATCTGCGATCGTTACCGGCACCGACCTCTCTCCAATACAACCAGAGTGGGTGCCTCCCAACTGCCATTTCGAGATCGACGACGTGTCTCAGGACTGGACATTTCCGCCCAACCACTTCGACTTCATACATATCCGCGAGCTTTTCGGTTGCATTCCAGATTGGGACTTCTTCTTTGCACAAGCATATCAACACACCAAACCCGGAGGCTGGATCGAGATTGTCGAGCATTCTGTATGTCCTATAGCCGATGACGAAAGCATGGGACCGGACCATTTCTATCACACGTGGGGCAAGGTTGTGGTCGAGATGGGTGACAGATTCGGCAAGACTTTTACCATCTGGGAGGAGAGCGCCGAGCGACTGAGAAGAGCTGGGTTTGTCGACGTTACCGTAGTCGATTACAAGTGGCCTATGAACGGCTGGCCGACTGATAAAAGATTGAAGAACATTGGAAGATGGAATCAACTGAGATTGATGGATGGTGTGGAAGGCTTCATGCTGCGATTACTGACACAAGTTGGCGGG TGGTCCATTGCACGGGCACAGTTACATTTAGCGCAGATGCGCAAAGAGCTGAAAAGCTACAGGGCCCATGCATATCTTCCAGGAACCGTCGTCTATGCTCGAAAGCCATTCGTGACACGGTGA